GGGTTGACCGGGAGGCCCGGACAGCATTGAGGAGCGCGCCAACGCATTGTTTCGTAGCGGGGAATCGGGAGCGACCGGCGCCCGTCAATGCCGCGCGCTATCGAATGCCGTGACGGGGCGGGCCTGACGGCCTTCCGGGCCACGATTGTACCGGCCGTGCGGGTCCGGCGGGCGACCTGGGCGCGGCGCTTGAGCGCGGGCCCTGCGGCGCCTGGTGCTGGCCGCGCCGCTGGGCGTTGGTCTTGGCGCGGGCGCGGTCCTCGGCCTTCCGCGAGCGGATGGCCGCGATGCGCTCCGCCAGCGGGATCTCGAGCTTCTCCGACCCGCGCCGGGCGTACTCGAAGTCGGGCAGGATCACGCGCGGCAGGCGCTTGCCGACGGCGCGCTCGATGGCGGAGAGATCCCCCTCCTCCTCGGGCGCGACGAAGGTGAAGGCGTCGCCCGTCAGCTCCGCCCGGGCCGTGCGCCCGACGCGGTGGATGTAGTCGTCCGGCACTTTCGGCACGTCGAAGTTGATCACGTGGCTCAGCGCCTCCACGTCGATGCCGCGCGCGGCGATATCGGTGGCGACCAGGATCCGGAACCGGCCGCTCTTGAAGCCCGCGAGCGCCGCTGTTCGCTGCGCCTGGCTCCGGTTGCCGTGGATGCGCTCGCAGTTGACGCTGTGGCGCGAGAGGAAGTCGGCCAGCCGGTTGGCGCGGTGCTTGGTGCGCGTGAAGACGAGCGCGCTCTTCATCTCGCCGCGCTTGATCAGCTCCAGCAGCAGGGAGGACTTGACGTCCTGGGCCACCGGGTACACGGCCTGGGTGATGCCGACGGCGGGCGCAGCCTTGCGCTCGAGATTGATGGTCGCCGGCTGGCGCAGCAGCTCGCGCGTCAGCGTCATGATGGGAGCCGGCATGGTCGCCGAGAAGAAGAGCGTCTGGCGCCGCGGCGGCAAATGCTTGAGGATGCGGCGGATGTCGGGCAGGAAGCCCATGTCGAGCATCCGGTCGGCCTCGTCGAGGACCAGGATCTCGAGTCCCTCGAGTTTCGCGTAGGGGAAACGGAAGTGGTCGAGAAGCCGTCCCGGCGTGGCG
The sequence above is drawn from the Candidatus Methylomirabilota bacterium genome and encodes:
- a CDS encoding DEAD/DEAH box helicase, with product MPFSSFGLHPDLLRGVKEMGFTRPTPIQQDAIPPAMEGRDVLACAMTGSGKTAAFVLPILHRLTPKRRGVTRALIITPTRELAAQIDEHLSQMAMHTPMSGAAVYGGVGMGPQEHAFRTGVDVIVATPGRLLDHFRFPYAKLEGLEILVLDEADRMLDMGFLPDIRRILKHLPPRRQTLFFSATMPAPIMTLTRELLRQPATINLERKAAPAVGITQAVYPVAQDVKSSLLLELIKRGEMKSALVFTRTKHRANRLADFLSRHSVNCERIHGNRSQAQRTAALAGFKSGRFRILVATDIAARGIDVEALSHVINFDVPKVPDDYIHRVGRTARAELTGDAFTFVAPEEEGDLSAIERAVGKRLPRVILPDFEYARRGSEKLEIPLAERIAAIRSRKAEDRARAKTNAQRRGQHQAPQGPRSSAAPRSPAGPARPVQSWPGRPSGPPRHGIR